In the Sus scrofa isolate TJ Tabasco breed Duroc chromosome 6, Sscrofa11.1, whole genome shotgun sequence genome, one interval contains:
- the ZSCAN4 gene encoding zinc finger and SCAN domain-containing protein 4: MPVHRLIPEKRSKDEMISCLVLEQFVINGHCSDRSTLQEKWNASGRNLEKFMEDLTDDGMKQPGFGQEALFSENMPLREVLVHFRKHLATATPRGENTKAPLWTPRDASLETGQESEGKECGGNTSRKTCPVTESLTWQGSQTPFLLIIPEETCPGLEEAGVSPENPLGSRTAEPGLAVSQEGSPEGPFGGDVHLEAEPGFLSRPDQVTLEPVSAHPSLEGNPARGKSPEGLPGAQKVFPCEKCSQVFRYLSRLKVHQRRHNDERPFVCAKCKKGFFQTSDLRVHQRIHTKEKPFRCSTCKRPFSHKTNLRAHERIHTGEKPYLCSLCQRRYRQSSTYNRHLKSHQKLALKGQGNCL; this comes from the exons ATGCCTGTACATCGATTAATT CCAGAAAAACGCAGCAAGGATGAGATGATTTCTTGTTTGGTCCTCGAACAGTTCGTGATCAatggccactgcagtgacagatCCACTTTACAAGAGAAATGGAATGCAAGTGGCAGAAACCTGGAGAAGTTCATGGAAGACCTGACAGACGATGGCATGAAGCAGCCTGGCTTC GGACAGGAAGCCCTCTTTTCTGAGAATATGCCCTTAAGAGAGGTCCTCGTTCATTTCAGGAAGCACTTGGCGACAGCAACCCCAAGGGGAGAAAACACGAAGGCACCTCTCTGGACTCCTCGAGATGCTTCCCTGGAAACAGGACAAG AAAGTGAAGGTAAAGAATGTGGCGGCAACACTTCTCGGAAAACTTGTCCAGTCACTGAAAGTCTCACGTGGCAGGGCAGTCAGACGCCCTTCCTGCTCATCATCCCGGAAGAGACCTGCCCTGGGCTTGAAGAGGCAGGTGTTTCTCCGGAGAACCCACTCGGCTCCAGAACAGCAGAGCCAGGCCTCGCTGTGTCCCAGGAGGGGTCCCCGGAAGGACCGTTTGGTGGAGATGTCCATCTGGAGGCGGAACCAGGGTTTCTCTCCAGGCCAGACCAGGTCACGCTTGAGCCTGTTTCTGCCCACCCGAGCCTGGAAGGGAACCCTGCACGTGGGAAGAGCCCAGAAGGGCTCCCCGGAGCCCAGAAAGTCTTCCCATGTGAGAAGTGTTCCCAGGTCTTCCGATATCTCTCTCGGTTGAAAGTCCATCAGAGGAGACACAATGATGAGAGGCCATTTGTTTGCGCCAAGTGCAAAAAAGGCTTCTTCCAGACATCAGACCTACGTGTGCATCAGAGGATCCACACGAAGGAGAAGCCTTTCCGGTGCAGCACGTGTAAAAGGCCCTTCAGCCACAAAACCAACCTCCGGGCTCATGAGAGAATCCACACGGGAGAGAAGCCCTATTTGTGTTCCCTTTGCCAGAGGCGCTACCGCCAGTCATCCACCTACAACCGCCACCTGAAGAGTCACCAGAAGCTGGCCCTCAAAG GGCAGGGAAACTGCCTGTAG